The Thermoanaerobaculia bacterium genome includes a region encoding these proteins:
- a CDS encoding zinc-dependent metalloprotease, producing the protein MTTRRSRISTVLIGLLLSLSGAAGAAEKIEPLPSIADRAGGLTRRDGFLPFYWDARRGVLLVEISRWNDDFLYGAGLASGAGLVDPTIDRGEIGSLGLCHFERIGPRALLVQQQTENRGESADPEQRRVVAESFPTSILAALPIVAETGETVLADATDLLVRDTGIAPLLKRAKQGEWRADPARSVLSLERAGAFPRNTEIEAQVTVVSDDPPAAIASVLPDGKTMTLRVHHTFLKLPEPGYTPRRLDPRIGFIPLFYRDHTAPFSEPLERYLACRWRVDAEHPIVYYLDRGIPEPERSAMKEAALWWNHAFAEAGLPGALVLKDLPEGATFLDARYSGIEWIDRAERSWSFGEIQVDPRTGEIVHGVARIDSHRRRTTDRMWKNFREPKELPSPLACRAGDAPDLAWLASEGDPGIADETLVLQRLRYLVAHEVGHTLGLMHDWAATTFGWGSVMDYLAPHVELKEGRLDFSDAYPNDVGSYDRLMIRWGYSSDGSRERLEGIVREGYALGNVYPLESDPRWAEYDWGKDPVAWLDTTLRVRRVILDRFGVAQLSPGEPVYDLQKRFSLAYLYHRFAIRAAQQFVGGQFQTNALAGDGQEPTAWVGAAQQKEALRLLIEALRPENLDIPDRIAAALVAAPQGENPTRERFPSDAGDTFSPLTAARTLAGLVVAPLLERDRAARLTLDREPGAPTFDEVLHRLVSATWGAPPDGSPRLAALRRVAQRVVLDRLMDLAADDRASPEVRAEATAALSDLRARLAVTRGGDPSARAHRLLARRDLAEFLDRPDVRARRRPAPEAPPGRPIGGGAPR; encoded by the coding sequence ATGACGACCCGCCGCTCGCGCATTTCCACGGTGCTCATCGGCCTCCTCCTGTCTCTCTCCGGCGCGGCCGGAGCCGCGGAGAAGATCGAGCCTCTTCCCTCGATCGCCGATCGCGCGGGGGGGCTGACGCGCCGGGACGGTTTCCTCCCGTTCTACTGGGATGCCCGGCGGGGGGTCCTGCTCGTCGAGATCTCGCGCTGGAACGACGACTTCCTGTACGGCGCCGGGCTCGCCTCGGGGGCGGGGCTCGTCGATCCGACGATCGACCGCGGCGAGATCGGCTCTCTCGGCCTGTGCCATTTCGAGCGGATCGGCCCGCGCGCCCTCCTCGTCCAGCAGCAGACGGAGAATCGCGGGGAGAGCGCCGACCCGGAACAGCGGCGCGTCGTCGCGGAGTCGTTCCCGACGTCGATCCTGGCGGCGCTCCCGATCGTCGCGGAGACCGGCGAGACGGTCCTCGCCGACGCCACCGACCTCCTCGTCCGGGACACGGGAATCGCCCCCCTCCTCAAGCGCGCGAAACAGGGGGAGTGGCGCGCCGATCCCGCCCGCTCGGTCCTGAGCCTCGAGCGCGCGGGCGCCTTTCCGCGGAACACGGAGATCGAAGCCCAGGTCACCGTCGTTTCCGACGATCCTCCCGCCGCGATCGCTTCGGTGCTCCCGGACGGCAAGACGATGACGCTTCGCGTCCACCACACGTTCCTGAAACTGCCCGAGCCCGGATACACGCCGCGGCGGCTCGATCCGCGGATCGGCTTCATCCCTCTCTTCTACCGCGACCATACGGCGCCGTTCTCGGAGCCGCTCGAGCGCTACCTCGCGTGCCGCTGGCGCGTCGATGCGGAGCACCCGATCGTGTATTATCTGGACCGCGGGATCCCCGAGCCGGAGCGCTCCGCGATGAAGGAGGCGGCGCTCTGGTGGAACCACGCGTTCGCGGAGGCGGGACTCCCGGGCGCTCTCGTCCTGAAGGACCTCCCCGAGGGCGCGACCTTCCTCGACGCGCGCTACTCGGGGATCGAGTGGATCGACCGCGCGGAGCGCAGCTGGTCGTTCGGCGAGATCCAGGTCGACCCTCGCACGGGCGAGATCGTCCACGGGGTCGCGCGCATCGATTCCCATCGCCGGCGGACGACGGACCGCATGTGGAAGAACTTCCGCGAGCCGAAGGAATTGCCGTCGCCGCTCGCCTGCCGGGCGGGCGACGCGCCGGACCTGGCCTGGCTCGCGTCCGAGGGCGATCCCGGCATCGCCGACGAAACCCTCGTCCTCCAACGCCTCCGTTACCTCGTCGCGCACGAGGTGGGCCACACGCTCGGTCTGATGCACGACTGGGCGGCGACCACTTTCGGCTGGGGCTCGGTGATGGACTACCTCGCGCCGCACGTCGAGCTGAAGGAGGGCCGCCTCGACTTCTCCGATGCGTATCCGAACGACGTCGGATCGTACGACCGGCTCATGATCCGCTGGGGATATTCGTCCGACGGGAGCCGGGAGCGCCTCGAGGGGATCGTGCGGGAGGGCTATGCGCTCGGCAACGTTTATCCCCTCGAGAGCGACCCGCGCTGGGCCGAGTACGACTGGGGCAAGGATCCGGTCGCGTGGCTCGACACGACGCTCCGCGTGCGCCGCGTGATCCTCGACCGTTTCGGCGTGGCCCAGCTCTCGCCGGGGGAACCGGTCTACGATCTCCAGAAGCGATTCTCGCTCGCATACCTCTACCATCGCTTCGCGATCCGCGCCGCCCAGCAGTTCGTCGGCGGACAGTTCCAGACGAACGCGCTCGCGGGCGACGGGCAGGAGCCGACGGCCTGGGTGGGCGCCGCGCAGCAGAAGGAAGCGCTGCGGCTGCTGATCGAAGCGCTCCGTCCGGAGAACCTCGACATTCCGGATCGCATCGCCGCCGCTCTCGTGGCGGCGCCGCAGGGGGAGAACCCGACGCGCGAGCGATTTCCCTCCGACGCGGGCGACACGTTCAGCCCCCTGACCGCCGCGCGAACGCTCGCGGGGCTCGTCGTCGCTCCGCTCCTCGAACGCGACCGCGCGGCGCGCCTCACGCTGGACCGCGAGCCCGGCGCGCCGACGTTCGACGAGGTCCTTCATCGCCTCGTTTCCGCCACCTGGGGCGCCCCTCCCGACGGCTCTCCGCGGCTCGCGGCGCTCCGGAGGGTCGCGCAGAGAGTCGTGCTCGACCGGCTGATGGATCTCGCGGCGGACGACCGGGCGTCGCCCGAGGTCCGCGCCGAGGCGACGGCGGCTCTCTCGGATCTTCGCGCGCGGCTCGCCGTGACGCGCGGCGGGGACCCCTCGGCGCGCGCGCACCGGCTCCTCGCGCGCCGCGATCTCGCCGAATTCCTCGACCGGCCCGACGTGCGGGCGCGGCGCCGCCCGGCTCCCGAGGCTCCGCCGGGACGTCCGATCGGCGGCGGCGCGCCCCGATGA
- a CDS encoding alpha/beta fold hydrolase gives MPDAFRPPIWLRNTHLQLAGGALLRRRRRIAYRRESLPTPDGDELLLDHVGEGAPGTPRLLLLHGLEGSSYSSYAQGLVSLAAARGWNATVLNFRSCARDPERLARRIPNRTARLYHSGETGDLGFVVRTLAGREPAAPIVAAGASIGGNVLLKWLGEGGAGVRAAAAISVPYDLLACARHLERGLGPLYTGVFLRSLRPKALAVGTRFPEAAARIDAARIARARTFFEFDDAATAPLHGFAGAEDYYARSSSLAFLPRISVPTLCVTAKNDPFLPEEAVERARAAASSAIDFRVTESGSHLGFPKGPPWALRSWAETAVVEWLEERIG, from the coding sequence GTGCCCGACGCGTTCCGCCCGCCGATCTGGCTCCGCAACACGCACCTGCAACTCGCGGGCGGCGCGCTCCTTCGGCGGCGGCGCCGGATCGCGTATCGGCGGGAATCTCTCCCGACTCCCGACGGCGACGAGCTCCTCCTCGATCATGTCGGAGAGGGGGCGCCGGGGACGCCGAGGCTCCTCCTGCTCCACGGGCTCGAAGGAAGCTCCTACTCGTCGTACGCGCAGGGTCTCGTTTCCCTCGCCGCGGCTCGCGGCTGGAATGCGACGGTCCTGAACTTCCGCTCGTGCGCGCGCGATCCGGAACGACTCGCCCGCCGCATTCCGAACCGCACGGCCCGCCTCTATCACTCGGGCGAGACGGGCGACCTCGGCTTCGTCGTGCGAACCCTCGCCGGCCGGGAACCCGCCGCCCCGATCGTCGCGGCGGGGGCGTCGATCGGAGGGAACGTCCTGCTCAAGTGGCTCGGCGAAGGGGGCGCCGGCGTGCGCGCCGCGGCGGCGATCTCCGTTCCCTACGACCTGCTGGCCTGCGCGCGGCATCTCGAACGCGGCCTCGGTCCGCTCTACACCGGCGTCTTCCTGCGCAGCCTTCGCCCGAAGGCGCTGGCCGTCGGGACGCGATTTCCCGAGGCCGCCGCGCGCATCGACGCCGCGCGCATCGCGCGCGCCCGAACGTTCTTCGAATTCGACGACGCGGCGACCGCGCCGCTGCACGGATTCGCGGGCGCGGAGGACTACTACGCGCGATCGAGCTCCCTCGCATTCCTTCCCCGGATCTCGGTTCCGACCCTCTGCGTGACCGCGAAGAACGACCCGTTCCTTCCGGAGGAGGCGGTCGAGCGGGCGCGGGCGGCGGCGTCTTCCGCGATCGATTTCCGCGTGACCGAATCGGGAAGCCATCTCGGGTTCCCGAAAGGACCCCCGTGGGCGCTCCGATCCTGGGCCGAAACCGCCGTGGTGGAGTGGCTCGAGGAACGGATTGGCTGA